The DNA sequence TCTCATGAACATTGCCAAAAAGTGCAAGAGGCTTAAGCTTTTTCTCCATGTTTCAACAGGTAAAAATACAACAAAGAGCTTAAAAATCAGATGCATGTGCTGTGTATGATTTACATGTATATTACCAAAATGACAAAAACTCTTTCTTGTAATGAACAGCATATGTGAATGGACAAAGGCAAGGTAGGATCATGGAAAGACCATTTAGCATTGGAGAGTGCATAGCAAAAGAAAAGTTCATATCTGAAGTTTCACCAAAATACCTTCCCACATTGgacgttgaaggagaaatcaATCTCGTTTCAAATTACAAAGGGGATGTTGAAGACAACATACTAGCTCAGAAGATGAAGGAGATTGGTCTAGAGAGGTATTCAGTGTCCTTATGAAGGTTTTAAATTGTTGTTTTGGTTTCATTGCAATCATATATCCTACAAAAAGTTACAGATAAATGTGACTGATGCAACTAGTGTTACTGTTGTGGAGATTCCAAAAACCATAAAATTACAACCACAACACAACTATGGACGCAGAAAGTTTGTTAATAACTTCTATGTTACCTTTCTTATTGTGATAAGATCAAGAAAAAACAGTAGAAACAGAAGGGTTTGCAATTTTGATCATAAAATTCAGAATCTGGTTTGATCGTTGAGTTATTTCCAACACAGGGCCAGAAGATATGGGTGGCAGGATACTTATGTGTTCACAAAGGCTATGGGAGAAATGATGATTGACAAATTGAGAGGGGATATTCCAGTTGTTGTAATGAGACCAAGTGTCATTGAGAGCACTTTCAGTGAACCATTTCCTGGGTGGATGGAAGGAAATAGGTGAGTATTGGTTTAagcttaaaaaaaaagtgattttaagATAGCAGaaagtaattttcttttagaGACTTTTCAGAAGTTACTGTTTCATAACTTCTCAAAAGAAACTAAAATCTGATTTCCTTCTTCAAGTTCTAATTCTTTTAAATGCTCACCAAATACTTTCAACATGTTTGAAAAGTGACACTTCTGAGAAGAAGAATCTGAACAAACTGTACTCTAAATTTGTCTGCTATAATTCTTGCAACCACCAGGATGATGGATCCAATAGTTCTCTGCTATGGGAAAGGCCAGCTAACAGGTTTCTTGGTGGATCCAAATGGAGTGCTTGATGTAGTAAGGGACATTAAAGAATTAGATTACTTAAACAATTCTTAAACTCCATAGATTAATACATTATTCACAATTCTCAGACTAAATAAACAGTGCTTCATTTTCTCTCATCATAGGTTCCAGCTGACATGGTTGTGAATGCAACCTTAGCAGCAATGGCAAGGCATGGAGTGACCCAGAAGCCAGATATCAATGTGTACCAAATTGCTTCATCAGTGGTGAACCCCCTAGTTTTCCAAGACCTGGCAAAGCTTCTGTATGAACATTACAGTTCCTCACCATGCATTGACTCAAAGGGTAGGCCAATTCAAGTTCCATTGATGAAGTTGTTCAGTTCTACAGAAGAATTCTCTGGTCACCTGTGGAGAGATGCAACTCAAAAAAGAGGTCTCAAGAACATGTCTCAAAAACTTGAAAACATGTGCAGAAAATCAGTGGAGCAAGCAAAGTACTTGGCCAACATTTATGAACCATACACATTTTATGGTGGAAGGTTAGATACTCTTTTCATTTCattgcagaaagaaaaaaaaaaacatcaattttCATGTAAACTAAACTCTATAACTTAAGTCAAGAATCTTACAATACATAACAGTTCATGATTACATGATACTGCAAAAAAGTTACAACACATAACAGTGTAAAATAGTTTACTGATTTAAAACCAAGAACTGTGATGTGATGCAGGTTTGATAACAGTAACACACAGAGATTGATGGAAagtatgtctgaagaagaaaagagagaatttGGGTTTGATGTAAAGAGCATTGATTGGAAAGAGTACATCACCAATGTTCATATACCAGGACTAAGGAGACATGTGATGAAGGGAAGAGGAATGAGTAACCAGTAACTTCCAAGTTCTGCCATGAAACCACTGCTTTTATTTATGCTGCAACAAACTGTACTAATGTATGTGCATTTCCTTCTTTCATTGAATCCATTAGGGTGTGGCAAAAACTACTACAAGGACATGCTTCATTATTTATACTgtaatttaataataagaataatcaAATCTCTGTAATTGACTACTCCCCAGTTTCACTTATTTACACCTTTGCTTCGTATTTTAATTCTCAAATTCATTTAGGTGAACTTTCAAAAACATAATTCCATCAGTTTTTGAGGCAAAAGATGTATACTTTATTTAGAAACATTTCATTCtccaaaatatatcatttactattatataaaatgaGAATGAGAATATTACGTTcaaaaagaatttattcaaGAGACTGCAcgagaaaataataaaagaaatagtaaGAGAAGACTATAAAGTTCCTAAAGTGAATTAGTGAAGCagaaaaaagttcaaaaaagaagaaagggaaaACGTTGTGGTTATTGAgtgtaaattattataataaaatggtTGAAAACATTGTAATAAGTCGTTGATGCGTAGGTGACTTATGATTTAAGTAGAAGTTTTTCAAGTTTCAATTCCTAGTACAAACTATAAgtctaatatttataaaacataaattataactaTCCATTATTACTTCCATTAACTTTTAGTGTCGATAGTCTTAACTTGGATGTTTATTATTGATGacattttaatctttattttcaaaatcttcattaTTTTAACTGTCTTATTAAGatactattttgataaataaaagaattacaaTTTCATTTGAACAATATATTACATTCCAGAAAATATCAATCTCAATTTCATCAAACTAAAGCCTTTCtactcttttttatatttatttttattatttttttgtgacaTAATGTATAACTCTCAATTTTGAAACTGTTCAATTGATTATacctttaatttattatgtagcctaataatatatcttttatttttttttattcttagttttattttatttgaaaacttttctttcattacacaaatttttattctttgtcAACTGTTTAACTTATACCGTCAAATTcacttaaatttttaagtacTTTATTCTTTCaatgtttacaaaaataatagatgATAAAGTTTTTAGGAAACTTCAATTATGTGTAATAGTTTATATTCTCTGCAATTACTCGACATTTATTCAATCGTCAACTGGTActctcttttaatatttatgcaaatttctttcttaatgttcaacataaaaaattggtgtcattttaacattaattttttaataatattattatatttgtttaattgtaaattttatctattataaaaaattatttaattaatagcttACCTGATACGAGAACATGTACAAATGTGACTATAAAATATACACGCGACCAGATTAAGTCGAATAAAACACAAATGTTATACTCACCAAAATAAGAAcggaaataaaaatgaatttactGAATATAAAAAACAAGTATTGTAAAACAttctcataattttatattaaacaacTTGCTTTATTACACATTATTCTATGCTGCAAAGTTGCATATGCACCAATCCAACAAGTATTAGTACTTTAAGAAAAAGTAGTATTATGTGTAATCCGTAATTTATAACACAACAAAGAGcctttccttcttcttttttcctaGTTTGCATTCGCCACAACACTCCCAAGAAATCCAACACATCCGCGAGGAAATGAATGTCTATTACTTTTGATAGCTCAAAATAATCATTCAACCTTTCATGTTCAAATAAggagaaaatattatatacatgtttAAAAGTTTCTTGCTCAATACTGTTAAATATATGCCACTTAAATTTTCCTTCGCTATGCATGGCTTAGTTATTCATTAAAACTATAGTAGTACACCTAAACGATgcacattaaaataaattttgtacttCAAAAATAATTGGCAGAGTTTATTATGTACATCTCGGGTATTGGTTGATTTGAACATGTTTATTAAGAACATCCTCATAATgttataatatcaataaataaataaaatgacttaaaatgttaaaatataatagttcattgaaataatttaaatatatcataaaagacTCTTAGGACCAtatgataatcatattattttatgaaagtatTAAGCATAAACTAAAtgtatcaaaatataaaaatataaacattttcgtttcataactaaaataatttagttgttCATGCCCAAATCATGTCGCTAATCTAACCCGGTCCATTGTCTTGAATTTGCCAGTTTTTTTGCCAGTTTTTTTGTATGCCCATTGTCTTGAACTTTCTGTTTTCTGTGTATTTGATTATAATAGTTGTTTGGCTGCAACATGGTGAGGAGAGGGGACATGTTTGacaagtgtgtgtgtgtgtgtgtgtttttacTGGCTATCTTATCTCAGACCAAATCATAAACACCGATAATGTAATGAAATTTAACGTAATTAGTATGAACAAAACTGAATCACTATCATCATGCAGCTTTAACTGAAAATTGATGGAACAAAGCAATGCAAATCATCAACAGATATAAAATCCCTTGCTACTAAAGACAGggaaacacaaacaaaaaaaatatccaCATTTCGCCGGCCATCATCTAAGGAGATTTCTCCAATAGGATGTCCAACAAGTTCTTGGGCGTCACAAAAAAAAACTGGAATTTTTTACCTGCCTATTTTACATCAAAGCAGTATTGGGCAGTCGCCGAAAATGTTTGAAGTGCGTACCCATAGATTAAGTGCTTacagcaatctcatcaatgcgGATGAGGATGAACAAACTACACGCCATTTGTGCAGAATGAGTTGTAACTATGACATCAGTATGATATGCTGCAGCAGCAACATCATAGGAAGTAATCAGGCGTTCTACGGGTAACATCAGGTTCTCCTCTTCTAGGAGCAGGGTCAAACTGCAACAACATTCCAAATTTAGGCCCTGCATGAAATTAACTTACCATGCAGTATTgaagaaaatttatattaaacaaGAGAGGAAGGGAAACCTGGATAAATGTGTGGCCCTTGGAATCGTCAACCTCCAAAATTGAAGCCATGTTCCCACATCGGTAACAGTAGTTAGGTGCACTAAAAATGGTAACCACCTTCTGTTCCTGTTTCAACAAAACAATGGACGTTTAAAACTTCACTCCTTTAATTCCAAAAGGCAACAGACAAAAAAGATTATTCCGTGAGAAGGTCAATTACATGAGCCCAGTTAAATCCATCCATAACCAGCTGATGAGCTCTAGCAATTAACTTAAGCTTGTTGGAGTGATTAAATTGTTCAGATATATCCTGAAAGagaatgtgaatttgaattagaaaataaaatacagtaGCCACTCTCTCTCAATGCTTAAAAACTAACATCTAACCAGGTATAGTATAGAATCGAGaaattaattgtatatttaGCTACCTGGCCAAAAGTATATCCTGCACCACGAGGAGAAATTCCCCAGCCACACCTATCATCAGGGTCAGACCACAACAGATCACACATCGGCCCTTCATGAGGAACTTCTTGAACGCGATCAAAGTTCCTTATGTTATCAAGAGTCTCAATCGAAGGTGAAAGCCCACCATGCAAACAGAATATTTCGGACTCGACCTGGAAAGGGCCATATTAAATTAGAAGCTGAATGATCAAAACCCATAACTGTGACCTTCAACTACCAATTTTCTACCATTATGGCAAGACTATCattatgatgaaaatgaatgCCAATTGAAATAGTTTCCAATTACAAACTAACAGAACAAACCTGAGCATTTAAATTCACTAACACAGAAATCCAATGTAGTTTCATGATCATGGTCTTTTGCTTAAAAGACCACATAGATCACCTTTAAAAGGCAGCAATTTCGAAAAAACTAactaatttggaaaaataatcaattacaaaCCCTCTCTATGTTTTGCACAACTTTGTGAATTTGCTAAAATTTATGATATCATGACTTGGTCCAGCATCACACTCATCCCTCCAACATTTTACTTCTCAATAGAACAtgtaaatttttagtttaaaatttgaataaatggGTACTACTTTAGGGTAAAGGGTTTCTACAACCCTCAACTGACCAAAAAAGGGGAaatgttgataattttgattaatCCACTACAAAGAATGTAGtttaaatttacataataaCCGATATGAAGTTTATTCTCAAAATTTATTGTTCTTTTCGAATGTTAAAATCACAAGCGaggaaataaaatatactaaccAATGCAGTCAATGGAAAGAAATCAAAAAGGTCTGTAAAAGTCTTCCAAACATTAGCATTACCATACCTGCAAAAAAATCATATGAATTATTATATGCATTTAAAGGAAACATGGAATTAGATAAATCTATAAGATAACATTTTATTATCAATTCATAGTCTCATAAAGTGAAcctaaaatagaattaaatccAGATCAACTCAGGTTGAATGTTGATCTAAATCCAGTCAATGCTGTTAAATGGCTTGGCAGATTTCTTATCAATTGCCACAGACAACAGTGAAGGGTGGCTCACTATGGCAGCATCATAGGGTGTAATGATGTGGTTATGTGTTTATATGGAATAATTTTGGCCTTCCTCCATTGATAACACTGAATCCAATAACatatatttgttcaaatttattaGGGGTATTAGTCATAATGAGCTCAAGCTCATTGACATTAAGATTAATAATcctaaaatatttctatcacATTCATGGATGCAAGTATTACCTTTACCCTATGTTTGGATAGGAAAAGAGAATAgggaagaaaattttaaaatttgatttctcTTGTTTGGTTGGAAGAGAAGATAAAGAGAAAGCTGAGTTCAAGAaacaaaaatgtcaaattttctctccaattcaaatttcaaaattttcttttcccaTTTCTTTCCCCACATCCAAACGAAAATTCAATCCCAAATCTCTTAAGTATTAAAGCCTTCATTGTAGATATACAACCATGGTCAGATGTTGCCacatatcaaacaaaataaaaagctGAACATCTCCAAATAGAGGATCTGGAATCAAATGGTTGCATACAGTGTTAAATCTCTGGAACAGCTCAGACGACACTCCAGTTCAGTGTGTAAAGAAACTTGCAAATCAAATCTAATTCTAAAAGAACACCACCAAAGAAAATTGCAGGAGACAAATACCAAGGATTTCCCAAATAGCCTATATAGTACATGCCTTAAGTTTTTAACATAAGTTCATGGAAACAAAATAGCCTACATTAACGATTAGAAAAAGTTTAACTGAAACATAAGCAAAATTACAAGTATATACATTGCCCTTTAAAAAGAACTATCCCCTTCCCACCAAATTGAACTCTAAATGAAGGTATTGAAACTCACTTTCTGAGGCACTCATCGTAAAAACCGTATACTTGAGTGATCTGtgcaaaaaaaaagtaaaaaagattaAGAAAGGAACAACTAAGACGTGTGTCTTAAAATCAAAGCCACcaacaacacattatgcaactaaaaaaccCTCCAAAACAAGTTAATTTTTGAAGGATTAAAGAATACAAGCTACACAGTAACTCCATAAAAAAGTCAGAAAATGGAGCTCAGAAAACATAACATATAACTTTGAATGGATGAAGATTCTGAATGCATACCTGTCGACTTTCATGATTTCCTCTAAGAATAGTAATTCGCTGAGGATATCGCACTTTCAGTGACACAAGAAGCTGGAGATAATAATTAATCAGTACCTCTAACACACAATACATCAATAAGAAGTAATATACGAagacatgttaaaataaataaacatgcaGCAACTTCAccattattaatttattcaagGGAGAATAACAGCATAAataatatccaaaaaaaaaaattgcaatctTTTAGATGTAGTCATGTACATAAACATGCTGACATTAAAGGAAAGGAATTAACTTCAACAGATGATTTAAATCTAGTACGATTAGATATTACAACCTTTAATGATCGCAAATAGAAAAtgtcaatttaaaaacaaaatcaaatatacaACCAtagtttcaaatatattaatttcagGTTTGACATTTCATCAGAATATTACTTTCTTAAACCCCCAACAATACCCAAAAATCTCAGTAATACCTCCACCTAATATAGTACAGACTTATATATAACATCTAATCTATTTATCAACTGCAAACCTTTCTAAATCTAACTTTGTTGAAACTTGAAAGGAGCTCCTTCCCATTTGGGGATAATCTAATATTCTATTTCACCCTAATAGGAAGAAGCAACTTCAATGCATACCCATACTTTCATAGATCTCACAAGccaaaaaatgtgaaaaacatAACATGCAAACGCCCAGAggttttttattcctttttcttttggGGTGAATAGGAGTGGGGACGAACAGATAAATCACAAAGCAACAACTATTATAGGTGCAGAATACTCAATAAGTTTGTCTTCAATGTACTTACTGTTACAGTTTCAACTGAGTAATAACCCCGGTCCACATAATCACCCATAAACAAGTAATTAGTATCTGGACACtgtaaaaagaacaaaaattctTAGATTCCATATCTAAAAAGTCAGcaaagtataatataaaaaacaaaaacagaaaccTTATCACAAAAAGTTCATTTTGCACCAGTGACACATGTTAGTAAACTTTAACGTGGTAATATTAGGGTTGAAGTGAATTCAAGGAGTAGTTTCCTGGTTATACAATCTACTCCACGATACCTCTGAAGCACTTCAAtcttcaaaagccttttctttgGCAGGTCTCAATTAGTTAGTTAAGAATTCCCCAGCTGAAACAGAGAGTTGAATACAAAAGGAAAGTGATAGTCAGAACTGATACCTTCCCTCCAATTCGAAATAGTTCTGCAAGATCATGAAACTGCCCGTGAATATCACCACAAATTGTCACGGGGCTTTTCACAGGCTGTGATACAAGAGAGAGAAAGGTGAGATGTATAGGCACCAGAGAAAGTCATAAAGCTCGAGAGTGAAACCAGATAAAAGTAACAggcaataaaagaaataatatcaGACAAATGAACCCAAATAAGGGGGGAACCTAAAACAAATGATGTACAAAAGGCAACAACTCATTCCTGCTACAAAGGATTACTTTTCATACAAAGAATGGAACAGATGAAAAAGCTTTGAAAAGTACGAACAATATCTAGAGAAATATTGACAGATGATAAAAGGAAGAAAGGGTTGTACCTGGACATTACTTTCATCCATTAAAATTTCCTTAGCCTTCTCACATAAAACTCTTACCTACATCAGAAACAAGAgcaactatttatttttatatttatttacacaaAAATAACATTAGTCGGAGGAGGAAATGATATTGGAGACAACGTCCAAAAAATAAGAGCCATGATTGTGTCATTACAACAATccacaaaaagaaagaaacaaaagccAACATTAGTGATTACTTTTAGAGCAAAACAAGTATCAAGGAGCAAATAGATCACAAAAGAAGCAATGGAAGTTATTCATTTTCCCATTTAagtcaattttcatttttcaagaTACAAACTTTGAGAGACAATATCTTTTTTGCAGGGCGAAACAAAAAAGCAATAATGTTTAGTGAAAACCCACAGatgtaatataaaaagtatCTTTTTTTGGAAAGCACgaaagtaatataaaaagtaGAAAAGATCAGAGGTAGCAGTCTTGCTCTTCAATGTAGAGGTTTAGTGAGAAAAGCCACAGATGTCCATGAGTACTGTCAGCCATGACGCAAACAAAGCCGTGACAACCTTACGCACATAACTCTGTTATGACAATGCTATATAATATACAATACAAGAAACAAAATTACTTCATCTCGGCAAATGCATTACAGAACTAGCAACGCTCCGTGAGAATTCTGATCCCATAATCAAATACCCTTCAAAAGACAAACAGCCCGGGCACAACGATCCCAAAAATTTGGGACAAGGGTCAGAGGAAAGCAACATCATCCTTACAAAGTGAAGAGGCTGTGGTTTACAACCACCCTACACACCATCACAAGGGACATGCCTAAAATGAGCTGTTTGGTTTAACCAGTTTAAACAATACTCTCATCAAATTCTCACATCCAAAGTAGAAGCTATTCCATATAGCTTCTGATTTCCACTGTTTTCTGCCCCTCACTCCAAAGCAAGCCCTGCCCGAGTTTCAAGAACATAAAATCCTAAACTAGATTTCCAAATATCATACATGCCAAACCGGAAACGTCTCATAACAACATATTCCTAAATCCTAACTTAAGGAAGCAATTCGTAACATCCATATACCATAACCAACCAACCATAATTAAAATTCCTTCAAAACCCACGAAATTGATCACTTAATTTCCCTTACCAACTCTCCAACTACATCCAAATCCAATCAGGACTACAGGAAACTGCACTGAAAATTGCCGAAAAAGAAAATCGTTTTTGTAAACAATTTCCATTTCTATAAAAAAGAAAGTTCTTCTCCGCACATCTTGTCAGAGCGATATCCATCTCGATCCTATCAATTCTCCCATTCTCGGAGATTCCAAAGCCGGAAAGAAAGCGAAACAAACACaaaacgaaaaagaaaaaaaaaacaccgaACAATTTCAAATCTCGGAAAACAGTGAATTCCGCATCGACACGAAACGGATCGTGTCGAACGAGGGGAAAACAAACCTGGTGCTCGGATAGCGGCTTGCATTGCATGAGCTGCGAGATCTGCTCGTCGAGATCGAAGTTGGATTCCGCCGATGGCAACGAATTGGCGCCCATGTCGCTGCAGGATTGGATTAGGGGAAAAtggaaaccctaaccctaacggAGAAAGCGATTTGGTTTTCTCCGGTGTGGGGAGAGAGCAGAGTGACGAGTAAGTGAAAATAATGGAGTGTTACGTAATGGC is a window from the Vigna unguiculata cultivar IT97K-499-35 chromosome 7, ASM411807v1, whole genome shotgun sequence genome containing:
- the LOC114190929 gene encoding fatty acyl-CoA reductase 2 — protein: MGVLSIGYSYSSSFLSKLIAVPQNSVWYSSRRKTNVVYCQGGGNVIKSSGFSSVLTERSSLVGTDNNAAATLMEAGNLVLSQNVKNQAEIVVKDLMPYGAPTTLIGLEDGIGIVKFLRGKKFFITGATGFLAKVFIEKILRTEPEVGKMYLLIKAKNKQAAMDRLQNEIINTELFRSLQQVHGKSYQAFMLSKLVPVVGNICEHNLGLDEDISNLIEEEVDVIVNSAANTTFDERYDTAININTIGPCRLMNIAKKCKRLKLFLHVSTAYVNGQRQGRIMERPFSIGECIAKEKFISEVSPKYLPTLDVEGEINLVSNYKGDVEDNILAQKMKEIGLERARRYGWQDTYVFTKAMGEMMIDKLRGDIPVVVMRPSVIESTFSEPFPGWMEGNRMMDPIVLCYGKGQLTGFLVDPNGVLDVVPADMVVNATLAAMARHGVTQKPDINVYQIASSVVNPLVFQDLAKLLYEHYSSSPCIDSKGRPIQVPLMKLFSSTEEFSGHLWRDATQKRGLKNMSQKLENMCRKSVEQAKYLANIYEPYTFYGGRFDNSNTQRLMESMSEEEKREFGFDVKSIDWKEYITNVHIPGLRRHVMKGRGMSNQ
- the LOC114191768 gene encoding serine/threonine-protein phosphatase PP2A-4 catalytic subunit-like, whose translation is MGANSLPSAESNFDLDEQISQLMQCKPLSEHQVRVLCEKAKEILMDESNVQPVKSPVTICGDIHGQFHDLAELFRIGGKCPDTNYLFMGDYVDRGYYSVETVTLLVSLKVRYPQRITILRGNHESRQITQVYGFYDECLRKYGNANVWKTFTDLFDFFPLTALVESEIFCLHGGLSPSIETLDNIRNFDRVQEVPHEGPMCDLLWSDPDDRCGWGISPRGAGYTFGQDISEQFNHSNKLKLIARAHQLVMDGFNWAHEQKVVTIFSAPNYCYRCGNMASILEVDDSKGHTFIQFDPAPRRGEPDVTRRTPDYFL